A section of the Marinoscillum sp. 108 genome encodes:
- a CDS encoding glycosyltransferase has translation MGHFWYKLRLSHPWRYKAPVLLACVYMVFIKKQTSLSEMAPWLGLSLVTIVGIAGIGYLINDFSDRQSDGKAGKPNFFIDTSQLKVALSITVLTCCAIGPWYFFPMDRLSWVLFTGELVCFIIYSLPPFRLKKNIWVAPILDALYAHVLPVILATHTFLLITHAEFSFLHMAALVSWQLTLGIRLLINHLVEDRPHDLLNYHTLATQYSAHRIRRFLWYTMLIELLLFTSVLFFASNLFISISTGLVLLAFTLKQKSRYSFVENVPDSFYRKLLGGGLTVVLIFTHGSAYVLLLMIHMILFPVGQSHELRKVLSKLYQIGSVIVNYGIYYFRRFVLRQSEKQARREYYEQDLINKTNQMKSDQLGSITIANLNLNKYSETYIHEYKNQLPYGVDFLYGGYPPVFDEFGQPLIKSKSSINSKRQLQDAIVQRLNKTRSRLVLAHFGPMAVRMLPICRAAGVPMAAYFHAYDVHHKDQLEAHLAGYLDVFNHAHLLIGSSQEVIKKLNEMGAPEQKLKYLPAYVDLTRFTYVDHSSNQPNLLSVGRFADTKAPHLTILAFKQVLEEVPNARLTMIGDGELLEASISLTKALQIDHRVSFPGARSPMEIYEEMKNSRVFLQHSITTPLNHDKEGTPVAIMEAMACGLPVISTAHAGIAELISHEQNGLLIPELEIAQMAEQTIRCLKSVELSKKLGKNASESIRSNPLITDHMRIITEMINHFGLKQG, from the coding sequence ATGGGTCACTTTTGGTATAAACTCCGGCTCTCGCACCCGTGGAGATACAAAGCACCCGTGCTTCTGGCCTGTGTGTATATGGTATTTATCAAAAAACAGACCTCCTTATCAGAAATGGCACCCTGGTTGGGTTTGTCATTGGTCACTATTGTAGGTATTGCGGGCATAGGCTATCTTATCAATGATTTTTCCGACAGACAGTCAGACGGAAAAGCCGGAAAACCCAACTTCTTTATTGATACAAGCCAACTGAAGGTGGCTCTGTCAATCACTGTCCTCACTTGCTGCGCCATCGGTCCTTGGTATTTCTTTCCAATGGACAGGCTTAGCTGGGTTCTGTTTACTGGCGAACTGGTCTGCTTTATTATCTACTCCTTGCCCCCATTCAGGCTCAAAAAAAACATCTGGGTGGCTCCTATTCTGGACGCTCTATATGCCCATGTATTGCCCGTAATCCTGGCCACCCATACCTTTCTGCTCATTACTCATGCTGAATTTTCCTTCCTCCATATGGCTGCCCTTGTATCATGGCAGCTGACACTGGGCATTCGTTTGCTCATCAACCATCTGGTAGAAGACCGACCACATGATCTTTTGAATTATCACACACTGGCTACTCAGTACAGTGCCCACCGGATTCGTAGATTCCTTTGGTACACGATGTTGATAGAATTACTTCTGTTCACATCGGTACTATTCTTCGCTTCCAACTTGTTCATTAGTATATCGACCGGCTTGGTACTGCTGGCCTTTACGCTCAAACAGAAATCACGGTATTCTTTTGTGGAAAATGTACCTGATTCATTTTACCGCAAGCTATTAGGAGGAGGACTGACTGTCGTGCTTATCTTTACTCATGGCTCAGCCTATGTGCTCTTACTGATGATCCATATGATCCTTTTCCCTGTGGGTCAGAGCCACGAACTCCGAAAAGTACTAAGCAAGCTGTATCAAATAGGCTCCGTCATCGTCAATTACGGTATCTATTACTTTAGAAGATTCGTTTTACGTCAATCAGAAAAACAAGCCCGCCGGGAATATTATGAGCAAGACCTAATCAATAAAACCAACCAAATGAAGTCTGACCAACTGGGTAGCATCACTATTGCTAATTTGAATCTTAACAAGTATTCTGAAACATACATCCATGAATACAAGAATCAGTTGCCATATGGGGTAGACTTCCTCTACGGTGGCTACCCACCTGTTTTTGATGAATTTGGTCAACCATTAATTAAATCCAAAAGCTCCATCAACAGCAAGCGGCAGTTACAGGATGCCATCGTGCAAAGACTAAACAAGACCAGATCGAGACTGGTACTGGCTCATTTTGGCCCCATGGCAGTCAGAATGCTCCCGATTTGCAGAGCTGCTGGAGTTCCCATGGCTGCCTATTTTCATGCATACGACGTTCACCACAAAGACCAATTAGAAGCGCACCTAGCGGGTTATTTAGATGTCTTCAATCATGCCCATTTGCTCATAGGTAGCAGTCAGGAGGTGATCAAAAAACTCAATGAAATGGGTGCTCCGGAGCAAAAGTTAAAGTACCTGCCCGCATATGTCGATCTCACCCGCTTCACCTATGTCGATCATTCTTCGAACCAACCTAACCTCCTAAGTGTAGGAAGATTTGCGGATACCAAGGCTCCGCATCTGACCATATTAGCCTTTAAGCAAGTGTTGGAGGAGGTTCCCAATGCACGTCTGACCATGATCGGTGACGGTGAGCTGCTGGAAGCCTCCATATCACTGACCAAGGCCCTACAGATCGATCATAGGGTGAGTTTCCCGGGCGCAAGATCTCCAATGGAAATTTATGAGGAAATGAAAAACAGCCGGGTATTTCTACAGCACAGCATCACCACTCCTCTGAACCACGACAAAGAAGGCACACCGGTAGCCATCATGGAAGCCATGGCTTGCGGTCTCCCGGTTATCAGCACAGCCCATGCGGGAATAGCCGAACTCATCAGCCATGAGCAAAACGGGCTTTTGATACCAGAACTGGAAATCGCTCAGATGGCCGAACAAACCATCAGATGTTTGAAATCTGTAGAATTAAGTAAAAAGCTTGGGAAAAATGCCTCAGAAAGCATTCGCAGTAATCCTTTGATTACCGATCACATGCGGATAATCACTGAAATGATCAATCACTTTGGGCTGAAGCAAGGATAG